In Xanthomonas sacchari, a genomic segment contains:
- a CDS encoding aspartyl/asparaginyl beta-hydroxylase domain-containing protein, which yields MAHGPVAADALEAVHRHVAAGDYRAADALCERALDAAPADLALRRAHALLLMDSGAFARAAHAWALLAAAEPSVEACSRSAICLARLGEHAQAVPAFERALQLAADAFLVRLWYAESLEALGRHDEALPMYFAAVRTAQAKGRWLDQASTAPELRTRVVAAMQRIDQGRHALFVAAIQPLLDRFGETALRRVMAALRIYLGLQARPADDGQHPTFLYVPDLDPSPYLGAARFPWYDRLQDAAAGIVEEVHQVLASRQSVQPFLDFSNGASPQDYLVGQRGDGAWDAYFFYRHGQAYPQNLQHCPRTAAALAQVPLTRIDGHAPEVLFSILAPGTTIKPHYGVTNARVVTHLPLIVPPDCALEVAGIAHAWEVGRLVTFNDTCLHQAWNRSERVRVVTILDTWHPDLDEAETQALRQLVETIGAFNLRAGV from the coding sequence ATGGCGCACGGTCCCGTCGCTGCCGACGCCCTGGAGGCCGTGCATCGGCATGTGGCCGCGGGCGACTACCGGGCTGCCGATGCGCTGTGCGAGCGCGCCTTGGACGCTGCGCCCGCCGATCTGGCGCTACGCCGCGCGCATGCGCTGCTGCTGATGGACAGCGGCGCGTTCGCGCGCGCCGCCCACGCCTGGGCGCTGCTGGCGGCGGCCGAACCGAGTGTGGAGGCATGCAGCCGCAGCGCGATCTGCCTGGCCCGCCTCGGCGAGCATGCGCAGGCCGTGCCCGCGTTCGAGCGCGCCTTGCAGCTGGCCGCCGACGCGTTCCTGGTACGGCTGTGGTATGCCGAAAGCCTGGAGGCGCTCGGGCGCCACGACGAGGCGCTGCCGATGTACTTCGCGGCGGTGCGCACGGCGCAGGCCAAGGGGCGCTGGCTCGACCAGGCCAGTACCGCGCCCGAATTACGGACGCGCGTGGTCGCCGCGATGCAGCGGATCGATCAGGGGCGGCACGCGTTGTTTGTCGCCGCGATCCAGCCGTTGCTCGATCGCTTCGGCGAGACCGCGCTGCGCCGGGTGATGGCGGCATTGCGCATCTATCTCGGGCTGCAGGCGCGGCCTGCGGACGATGGCCAGCATCCGACCTTCCTGTACGTCCCGGATCTGGATCCGTCGCCCTATCTGGGGGCTGCGCGCTTCCCCTGGTACGACCGGCTGCAGGACGCTGCCGCCGGGATCGTCGAGGAGGTGCACCAGGTCCTGGCGTCGCGGCAGTCGGTGCAACCGTTCCTGGATTTCAGCAACGGCGCGTCGCCGCAGGACTATCTCGTCGGCCAGCGCGGCGACGGCGCCTGGGATGCGTATTTCTTCTACCGGCACGGGCAGGCCTACCCGCAGAACCTGCAGCATTGCCCGCGCACGGCCGCCGCGTTGGCACAGGTGCCGTTGACCCGGATCGACGGGCATGCGCCGGAGGTCTTGTTCTCGATCCTGGCGCCCGGCACCACGATCAAGCCGCATTACGGCGTGACCAATGCGCGCGTGGTGACCCACCTGCCCTTGATCGTGCCGCCGGACTGCGCGCTCGAGGTCGCCGGCATCGCGCATGCCTGGGAGGTCGGGCGCCTGGTCACCTTCAACGACACCTGCCTGCACCAGGCCTGGAACCGCAGCGAGCGGGTACGGGTGGTGACGATCCTGGACACCTGGCACCCGGATCTGGACGAAGCCGAGACGCAGGCGCTGCGGCAACTGGTCGAGACGATCGGCGCGTTCAACCTGCGCGCCGGCGTCTGA
- a CDS encoding 2OG-Fe(II) oxygenase family protein gives MKALSDYIRSYDDALPIPFCQQLIDGFESSRAHHLRNGSTLHAALAESNWTELDVGKLADPAFLGFFLDRIEHYLARYNQELGLTLPIPYRPTIDRLILKKYQVGGTDRFQPHFDALDAVSERYLVFLWYLNDVGEGGNTRFCDLDVETAPRAGRLLMFPPYWMYQHVGEPPVSNDKYILSTYLMFKR, from the coding sequence ATGAAAGCGCTGAGCGACTACATCCGCAGCTACGACGACGCGCTGCCCATCCCGTTCTGCCAGCAGTTGATCGACGGGTTCGAATCGTCCCGCGCGCACCACCTGCGCAACGGCAGCACGCTCCACGCCGCGCTCGCCGAGAGCAACTGGACCGAGCTGGACGTCGGCAAGCTCGCCGATCCGGCCTTCCTGGGCTTTTTCCTGGACCGGATCGAGCACTACCTGGCCCGCTACAACCAGGAGCTGGGCCTGACCCTGCCCATCCCGTACCGGCCGACGATCGACCGACTGATCCTGAAGAAATACCAGGTGGGCGGCACCGATCGCTTCCAGCCGCACTTCGACGCGCTCGACGCGGTCTCGGAGCGCTACCTGGTGTTCCTGTGGTACCTCAACGACGTCGGCGAAGGCGGAAACACGCGCTTCTGCGACCTCGACGTGGAAACCGCGCCCCGCGCGGGCAGGCTGCTGATGTTCCCGCCCTACTGGATGTACCAGCACGTCGGCGAGCCGCCCGTTTCCAACGACAAGTACATCCTCTCGACCTACCTCATGTTCAAGCGCTGA
- a CDS encoding tetratricopeptide repeat-containing sulfotransferase family protein, with protein sequence MNAPQLQYAIHLIEQGWADAAGDLCRQALATAPHDPGWHTLLAMALQQSGDVAGAATHYRTLTRLQPQESAHWANLGMALRTLGEHADADQAYRQALALAPQTYHYLVDHGLLLLDMGDIARARHRLLDAVDLDPAQPEARIHAAIACFECGDAQRAAALLPPPAVWPHLPDDLREDLAGALIQVGRTDEAEALLSQAQHGQAPSLSNLIRLAQLHERTNRITQAETLWQQASALAAQDDRQTRIDLLQLQSALALRRKDYAAARAATTELLALQPQVQIEANAYFALAGIDDKQGEPAAAMAMLEKAHALQFKLAAETIPEIAHSGEEPLQISSLWLDNPFATDPHGTAPDSDASPVFIVGFPRSGTTMLEQMLDAHPRYVSMDERAILQRCIEWMEAQGKRYPYDLDALDQDQVAAMRQVYWAEVAKVATLAPGQQLVDKNPLNMLRLPVIMRMFPAAKIILALRHPCDVLLSCYMQNFRSPAFMVLCSTLERLAKSYVNAMRFWIHHQALLQPQLLILKYEETVADFLAQVQRIGDFLGIDQAGFLADFSQHAARKGYISTPSYAQVVEPVNQRAVGRWHPYAPWLASALPILQPVATHWGYDLEARTP encoded by the coding sequence ATGAACGCACCACAGCTGCAATACGCGATCCATCTCATCGAACAAGGCTGGGCCGACGCGGCAGGCGACCTGTGCCGGCAGGCACTGGCCACGGCGCCGCACGATCCCGGCTGGCACACGCTGCTGGCGATGGCGCTGCAACAGAGCGGCGACGTGGCCGGAGCGGCCACGCACTACCGCACCCTGACCCGCCTGCAGCCGCAGGAGTCGGCGCACTGGGCCAATCTGGGCATGGCGCTGCGTACCCTTGGCGAGCATGCCGACGCCGACCAGGCCTACCGGCAGGCGCTCGCCCTCGCGCCGCAGACCTACCACTATCTGGTCGACCATGGCCTGCTGCTGCTGGACATGGGCGACATCGCGCGTGCGCGGCACCGCCTGCTGGACGCGGTCGACCTGGATCCGGCGCAGCCGGAAGCACGCATCCACGCCGCCATCGCCTGCTTCGAGTGCGGCGATGCGCAGCGGGCCGCCGCCCTGCTCCCGCCGCCAGCAGTGTGGCCGCACTTGCCCGACGACCTGCGCGAGGACCTGGCCGGTGCGCTGATCCAGGTCGGCAGAACCGACGAGGCCGAGGCGTTGCTGTCGCAGGCGCAGCACGGCCAGGCGCCGTCGCTCTCCAACCTGATCCGCCTGGCGCAGCTGCACGAACGCACCAATCGCATCACGCAGGCCGAGACGCTGTGGCAGCAGGCGAGCGCTCTCGCCGCGCAGGACGACCGGCAGACCCGCATCGACCTGCTGCAACTGCAATCGGCGCTGGCGCTGCGCCGCAAGGACTACGCCGCCGCGCGCGCCGCCACGACCGAACTGCTGGCCCTGCAACCGCAGGTGCAGATCGAGGCCAACGCCTACTTTGCGCTGGCCGGCATCGACGACAAGCAAGGCGAGCCCGCCGCGGCGATGGCCATGCTGGAGAAGGCGCACGCTCTGCAGTTCAAGCTCGCCGCCGAGACCATTCCGGAAATCGCCCACTCCGGCGAAGAACCGCTGCAGATCTCCAGCCTGTGGCTGGACAACCCGTTCGCCACGGACCCGCACGGCACGGCGCCGGACAGCGACGCATCGCCGGTGTTCATCGTCGGCTTTCCCCGCTCGGGCACCACCATGCTCGAACAGATGCTCGATGCGCATCCGCGCTACGTGTCGATGGACGAACGCGCGATCCTGCAGCGCTGCATCGAATGGATGGAGGCGCAGGGCAAGCGCTACCCGTACGACCTGGACGCGCTGGACCAGGACCAGGTCGCAGCAATGCGCCAGGTGTACTGGGCGGAAGTCGCCAAGGTCGCGACCCTGGCCCCCGGCCAGCAACTGGTCGACAAGAACCCGCTGAACATGTTGCGCCTGCCGGTGATCATGCGCATGTTCCCCGCCGCGAAGATCATCCTCGCCCTGCGACACCCCTGCGACGTGCTGTTGAGCTGCTACATGCAGAACTTCCGCTCGCCGGCCTTCATGGTGCTGTGCTCCACGCTCGAGCGCCTGGCCAAGAGCTACGTGAACGCGATGCGTTTCTGGATCCACCATCAGGCGCTGCTGCAGCCGCAGTTGCTGATCCTCAAGTACGAGGAAACGGTGGCCGATTTCCTTGCGCAGGTGCAACGCATCGGCGACTTCCTGGGCATCGACCAGGCCGGGTTCCTGGCCGATTTCTCGCAACATGCCGCACGCAAGGGCTACATCAGCACCCCCAGTTATGCGCAGGTGGTGGAACCGGTGAACCAGCGCGCGGTGGGCCGCTGGCATCCCTATGCGCCCTGGCTGGCCAGTGCGCTGCCGATCCTGCAGCCGGTCGCGACACATTGGGGCTATGACCTGGAGGCGCGCACCCCATGA
- a CDS encoding TonB-dependent receptor plug domain-containing protein — MNCKTHRLRDAIACALAAGTTALLSTGAAVAQDSSSNDASKTLDTIQVTGSRVARVETETASPVVVIDRAAIEQTGKLTLGDLVQELPAMSGAPATPAVNNGGGDGKSSVDLRGLGDERTLLLVNGRRVVNNDVNSIPASAVERIEVLTSGASAVYGSDAVAGVVNFILRKDFEGLAVSVDYGQATHLNDGARSGGSLTFGQVGDRGNIMVGLNYNKFDGISSADRKYSKDATYLYSGAVTVLGSSRNPRGRITVPAALRPQYGGCSTVTLKPGATGASQGDYRCYSGATDSFNYQATNLIMTPQERTNAFFLANYQITDSINAFAQVYHNKTSSNFAIAPLPFDARGDKVVISANNFYNPFGTNFGADNGGNQYNQLLTRFTSLGQRRSYYSTITDQVVAGLEGFVGDSTWKWDAAMNYGHYTRENTSYGYVYYAGLRDALGPSFRDTDGVVKCGSAGAVIAGCTPLNIFNINDPQTIATLGKYEARPTYSTTYQMRSFEANASGELFSLPAGATQLAVGVSWREEYQKNAVDYIAIANANGNCFISQEACGTPLSGKYNVKELYAELYVPLLSEVPFAHLLALTLGSRYSDYNTFGNTTNSKVQLEWRPIQSLLLRGTVAEVFRAPTIENLYAGASGDAPNFADPCLGYGRTGTPRDHEAACGAGAGATAIPGATGITPSGMSQTTGVWSGSVAAGFDLKPEQGKSFDWGVVYDPEWLPGFSASLDYWRLYLNDTINRADAQTVADICYTDNNSPFCGFINRYADGQVNFIREPIVNLGRLDTKGWDLALRYRLPDTAWGSYTFGLDGTYIARYDNKTNPADPAGVVTHIAGTYNKSYGLYSRVRGRLFVNWQKGDLGASWRVRYVGPFDIGSADPAQNRSADAGLPYVVVPYGSYFLHSVSVNYALPWFNSKVEVGLDNVFDKQPPMLYQNNVLNANTDVNSFDTVGRYLWARYSMSF, encoded by the coding sequence ATGAATTGCAAGACCCATCGCTTGCGCGACGCGATCGCGTGCGCCCTCGCTGCCGGCACCACCGCGTTGCTCAGCACCGGCGCGGCCGTGGCCCAGGACAGCTCCTCCAACGATGCGTCCAAGACCCTGGACACCATCCAGGTCACCGGCTCGCGCGTTGCCCGCGTTGAAACCGAGACCGCCAGCCCGGTGGTCGTGATCGATCGCGCCGCGATCGAGCAGACCGGCAAGCTGACCCTCGGCGACCTGGTCCAGGAACTGCCGGCGATGTCCGGCGCGCCGGCCACCCCGGCGGTCAACAACGGCGGCGGCGACGGCAAGTCCTCGGTCGACCTGCGCGGCCTCGGCGACGAGCGCACCCTGCTGCTGGTCAACGGCCGTCGCGTCGTCAACAACGACGTCAACTCGATCCCCGCCAGCGCCGTGGAGCGCATCGAAGTGCTGACCAGCGGCGCCTCGGCGGTGTACGGCTCCGATGCCGTGGCCGGCGTGGTCAACTTCATCCTGCGCAAGGACTTCGAAGGCCTGGCGGTCAGCGTCGACTACGGTCAGGCGACGCATCTGAACGACGGCGCGCGCAGCGGCGGCTCGCTGACCTTCGGTCAGGTCGGCGATCGCGGCAACATCATGGTCGGCCTGAACTACAACAAGTTCGACGGCATCTCCTCCGCCGACCGCAAGTACTCCAAGGACGCGACCTACCTGTACAGCGGCGCGGTCACCGTGCTCGGCTCCAGCCGCAATCCGCGTGGCCGCATCACCGTGCCGGCCGCCCTGCGTCCCCAGTACGGCGGCTGCTCCACCGTCACCCTGAAGCCCGGTGCGACCGGCGCCTCGCAGGGGGATTATCGCTGCTACTCCGGCGCGACCGACTCCTTCAACTACCAGGCCACCAACCTGATCATGACGCCGCAGGAGCGCACCAACGCGTTCTTCCTGGCCAACTATCAGATCACCGACAGCATCAACGCCTTCGCCCAGGTCTACCACAACAAGACCAGCTCCAACTTCGCGATCGCGCCGCTGCCGTTCGACGCCCGTGGCGACAAGGTGGTGATCTCCGCCAACAACTTCTACAACCCGTTCGGCACCAACTTCGGTGCGGACAACGGCGGCAACCAGTACAACCAGTTGCTGACCCGCTTCACCTCGCTGGGCCAGCGCCGTTCCTACTACAGCACCATCACCGACCAGGTCGTGGCCGGTCTGGAAGGCTTCGTCGGCGACAGCACCTGGAAGTGGGACGCGGCCATGAACTACGGCCACTACACCCGCGAGAACACCAGCTACGGCTACGTGTACTACGCCGGCCTGCGCGACGCGCTGGGCCCGTCGTTCCGCGACACCGATGGCGTGGTCAAGTGCGGCAGCGCCGGCGCGGTGATCGCCGGCTGCACCCCGTTGAACATCTTCAACATCAACGACCCGCAGACCATTGCGACCCTCGGCAAGTACGAGGCGCGTCCGACCTACTCCACCACCTACCAGATGCGCAGCTTCGAAGCCAACGCCAGCGGCGAGCTGTTCTCGCTGCCGGCCGGCGCCACGCAGCTGGCGGTGGGCGTGTCCTGGCGCGAGGAGTACCAGAAGAACGCGGTCGACTACATCGCCATCGCCAATGCCAACGGCAACTGCTTCATCTCGCAGGAAGCCTGCGGCACCCCGCTGAGCGGCAAGTACAACGTGAAGGAACTGTACGCCGAACTGTACGTGCCGCTGCTGTCCGAGGTGCCGTTCGCGCACCTGCTGGCGCTGACCCTGGGCTCGCGCTATTCGGACTACAACACCTTCGGCAACACCACCAACAGCAAGGTCCAGCTGGAGTGGCGTCCGATCCAGAGCCTGCTGCTGCGCGGCACGGTCGCCGAGGTGTTCCGCGCGCCGACGATCGAGAACCTGTACGCCGGCGCCAGCGGCGATGCGCCGAATTTCGCCGATCCCTGCCTCGGCTACGGCCGCACCGGCACCCCGCGCGACCATGAAGCGGCGTGCGGCGCCGGCGCCGGCGCGACCGCCATCCCGGGCGCCACCGGCATCACCCCGAGCGGCATGTCGCAGACCACCGGCGTGTGGTCGGGTTCGGTCGCTGCGGGCTTCGACCTGAAGCCGGAACAGGGCAAGTCGTTCGACTGGGGCGTGGTCTATGACCCGGAATGGCTGCCGGGCTTCTCGGCCAGCCTGGACTACTGGCGCCTGTACCTGAACGACACGATCAACCGCGCCGATGCGCAGACCGTGGCCGACATCTGCTACACCGACAACAACAGCCCGTTCTGCGGCTTCATCAACCGCTATGCCGACGGCCAGGTGAACTTCATCCGCGAGCCGATCGTCAACCTGGGCCGCCTGGATACCAAGGGCTGGGATCTGGCGCTGCGCTACCGTCTGCCGGACACCGCCTGGGGTAGCTACACCTTCGGCCTGGACGGCACCTACATCGCGCGCTACGACAACAAGACCAACCCGGCCGATCCGGCGGGCGTGGTGACCCATATCGCCGGCACCTACAACAAGAGCTACGGCCTGTACTCGCGTGTCCGCGGCCGCCTGTTCGTGAACTGGCAGAAGGGCGACTTGGGCGCGAGCTGGCGCGTGCGCTACGTCGGTCCGTTCGACATCGGCAGCGCCGATCCGGCGCAGAACCGCAGCGCCGACGCCGGCCTGCCGTACGTGGTGGTTCCCTACGGTTCCTACTTCCTGCACAGCGTCAGCGTGAACTACGCGCTGCCGTGGTTCAATTCGAAGGTGGAAGTGGGCCTGGACAACGTGTTCGACAAGCAGCCGCCCATGCTGTATCAGAACAACGTGCTGAACGCCAACACGGACGTGAACAGCTTCGACACCGTTGGCCGCTACCTGTGGGCTCGCTACAGCATGAGCTTCTGA
- a CDS encoding Hsp33 family molecular chaperone HslO, whose product MHSSDDRLTRFLLPDAGVRGVHVRLHDTWREILAPASYPAAATELLGEACVAAALFTGHTKVDGRLSVQLRSQGALRTLFAECTAAGTLRGIVQLGEGQDAPRDLRALGDDALLAITIENPGLDPREPQRYQSLVALSSAELDEAFEDYFRQSEQLPTRLILAADGSHAAGLLLQKLPGDAGDEDGWNRAGALFETVGEAELLATPAETLLHRLFHEETPELLGDRPLRFGCSCSRERVAAMLRSLGEEEARAAAEATGQVEIRCEFCGRHYDFPLTEFGVLFAVTQAEPTSSERLH is encoded by the coding sequence ATGCATTCTTCCGACGATCGTCTGACCCGCTTCCTGCTGCCCGACGCCGGCGTGCGCGGCGTGCACGTGCGCCTGCACGACACCTGGCGCGAGATCCTGGCGCCGGCCAGCTACCCCGCCGCGGCCACCGAACTGCTGGGCGAGGCCTGCGTCGCCGCAGCCCTGTTCACCGGCCACACCAAGGTCGACGGACGCCTGTCGGTGCAGTTGCGCAGCCAGGGCGCACTGCGCACCCTGTTCGCCGAATGCACCGCCGCCGGCACGCTGCGCGGCATCGTCCAGCTGGGCGAAGGCCAGGACGCGCCGCGCGACCTGCGCGCGCTCGGCGACGACGCCCTGCTGGCGATCACCATCGAGAACCCCGGCCTGGACCCGCGCGAACCGCAGCGCTACCAGAGCCTGGTGGCGCTGTCCTCGGCCGAGCTGGACGAGGCCTTCGAGGACTACTTCCGCCAGTCCGAGCAGTTGCCGACGCGGCTGATCCTGGCCGCCGACGGCAGCCACGCCGCTGGCCTGCTGCTGCAGAAGCTGCCCGGCGACGCCGGCGACGAGGACGGCTGGAACCGCGCCGGTGCGCTGTTCGAGACCGTTGGCGAGGCCGAACTGCTGGCGACACCGGCCGAGACCCTGCTGCACCGGCTGTTCCACGAAGAGACCCCGGAACTGCTGGGCGACCGCCCGCTGCGCTTCGGCTGCTCGTGCTCGCGCGAGCGGGTGGCGGCGATGCTGCGCTCGCTGGGCGAGGAGGAAGCACGGGCCGCCGCCGAGGCCACCGGCCAAGTTGAGATCCGTTGCGAGTTCTGCGGCCGGCACTATGACTTCCCTTTGACGGAATTCGGCGTATTGTTTGCCGTAACGCAGGCTGAACCGACATCCTCGGAGCGCTTGCACTAG
- the mtgA gene encoding monofunctional biosynthetic peptidoglycan transglycosylase — protein sequence MGAARRDASGAAPARPRSRRWRRWVLLAPLVFVLASASQVLLLRFVDPPFSAMMLERQLGAWAGGDWSYRIAYDWRDAAQIAPSLPISLVAAEDQRFPSHHGFDLDAIEKARDHNARGGRLRGASTISQQVAKNLFLWQGRSWLRKGLEAWYTVLIEALWSKQRILEVYANVAEFGDGVYGAQAAARSFWNKDAAQLTPAQSALLAAVLPAPQRYNAARPGPYVQGRANWIQRQTRQLGGPAYLQAP from the coding sequence ATGGGGGCGGCGCGCCGCGATGCAAGTGGCGCCGCGCCGGCGCGTCCGCGCTCCAGGCGCTGGCGGCGCTGGGTGCTGCTGGCGCCGTTGGTCTTCGTGCTGGCGAGCGCGTCGCAGGTGCTGCTGCTGCGCTTCGTCGATCCGCCGTTCTCGGCGATGATGCTGGAGCGGCAGTTGGGCGCCTGGGCCGGCGGCGACTGGTCGTACCGCATCGCCTACGACTGGCGCGATGCCGCGCAGATCGCACCGAGCCTGCCGATCTCGCTGGTCGCCGCGGAGGATCAGCGCTTTCCCAGCCATCATGGCTTCGACCTGGACGCGATCGAGAAGGCGCGCGACCACAACGCGCGCGGCGGGCGCCTGCGAGGGGCCAGCACGATCAGCCAGCAGGTCGCCAAGAACCTGTTCCTGTGGCAGGGCCGCAGCTGGCTGCGCAAGGGATTGGAGGCCTGGTACACGGTGCTGATCGAGGCGCTGTGGTCGAAGCAGCGCATTCTCGAGGTGTACGCCAACGTGGCCGAGTTCGGTGACGGCGTGTACGGCGCGCAGGCGGCGGCGCGCAGCTTCTGGAACAAGGACGCGGCGCAGCTGACGCCGGCGCAGAGCGCGCTGCTGGCGGCGGTGCTGCCGGCGCCGCAGCGCTACAACGCCGCCCGTCCCGGCCCTTATGTGCAGGGGCGGGC